A region from the Dermacentor andersoni chromosome 11, qqDerAnde1_hic_scaffold, whole genome shotgun sequence genome encodes:
- the LOC126539455 gene encoding protein mono-ADP-ribosyltransferase PARP16-like encodes MAVRKRSECGTARKAAAAAQADDDNENKMTATPAAAVAWRSERQRSRAAAAASSSEAGGTGGNMAAPDTTVGSPPPQDSEDARLRVSKILAEDVEAADLQWSLFVAALRSYRYDTVLRPFPTSFADQATDTKRIDELRDVASRVPPLGALLPAGCDGAKSSAGTAAKGVPRESWELLLWVLTCGGVRLRSRRKEDVPELSGDSAVDAVFEVEHSPQVDRRFEGARGDREVFFAYHGSRLDNFYSILHNGLLAHMNKNSLYGTGTYLSSELSVSATFSPAGYGWQHSRVSPELSCVAMCEVVDHPDVKCQDRCRSRPSRAYAEDSMGGKVPEKYYLVQNNSVVRVKYLLVYTAVRPPPTPDVLPAGTVRPGNRAYYSPSWHDFLCKNKSWLMVAAYAALLCGIGLSSSRVGHKLMVKLFYW; translated from the coding sequence ATGGCCGTGCGAAAGCGCAGCGAATGTGGAACGGCGCGAAAGGCTGCCGCGGCTGCACAAGCAGACGACGAcaacgaaaacaaaatgacagCAACGCCGGCTGCCGCCGTGGCGTGGCGCAGCGAGCGTCAGCGCTCTCGTGCTGCggcagcagccagcagcagcgaAGCAGGTGGCACCGGCGGAAACATGGCGGCACCGGACACAACGGTGGGGTCGCCGCCTCCCCAAGATTCGGAAGACGCCCGCCTCCGGGTCTCGAAAATTCTCGCCGAAGACGTCGAAGCCGCAGACCTCCAGTGGTCTCTGTTCGTGGCCGCGCTGCGCTCGTACCGTTACGACACCGTGCTGCGACCTTTCCCAACGTCGTTCGCTGATCAAGCGACAGACACGAAGCGCATCGACGAGCTTCGCGACGTGGCTTCCAGAGTTCCGCCGCTTGGCGCCCTGTTGCCCGCCGGCTGTGATGGCGCCAAGTCATCAGCAGGCACCGCCGCGAAGGGAGTTCCTCGGGAGTCCTGGGAGCTGCTACTCTGGGTCCTCACGTGCGGCGGCGTCCGTCTCAGGTCTCGAAGGAAGGAGGACGTCCCCGAACTGAGCGGTGACTCTGCCGTCGACGCGGTCTTCGAGGTCGAGCACAGCCCGCAGGTCGACCGGCGCTTCGAGGGCGCCCGCGGAGACCGCGAAGTCTTCTTCGCCTACCACGGCTCGCGGTTGGACAACTTCTACTCGATCCTCCACAACGGCCTGCTGGCCCACATGAACAAGAACTCGTTGTACGGCACCGGTACCTACCTGTCGAGCGAGCTGAGCGTCTCGGCCACCTTCAGTCCGGCAGGGTACGGCTGGCAGCACTCGCGGGTCAGTCCCGAGCTCTCCTGCGTGGCCATGTGCGAGGTGGTCGACCATCCGGACGTCAAGTGCCAGGACAGGTGCAGGAGCAGGCCCTCCAGGGCCTACGCCGAGGACTCGATGGGAGGCAAGGTTCCGGAGAAGTACTACCTCGTGCAGAACAACTCCGTGGTGCGCGTCAAGTACCTGCTGGTGTACACGGCGGTTCGGCCGCCGCCCACGCCGGACGTCTTGCCGGCCGGCACGGTGAGGCCCGGGAACAGGGCCTACTACTCGCCGAGTTGGCACGACTTCCTGTGCAAGAACAAGTCGTGGCTCATGGTTGCCGCGTACGCGGCGCTTCTGTGCGGCATCGGGCTGTCAAGTTCGCGCGTGGGTCACAAGCTCATGGTGAAGCTGTTCTACTGGTGA